In candidate division WOR-3 bacterium, the genomic stretch ATCAACAAACAATTTTACAAAATACACACCACTTGGCAAGGGTTTTGGGGTTGCTATTTCATAGATGCCAGCAGGTTTGTATTCATCAACAAGGCTCTGCTCAATCTGCCCTAAGACATTGTAGATAGCAAGTTTCACCTTTGATGGTTCTGGAACTGCATACTGGATTTTTAATCTCCCACTAAACACCGGATTTTCTAATATTTTTAAACCTGCATCCTGTATCCGGTATCCTGCATCATTTTCAATGCCCAGTGGTCTTATCTTAAAATCACCAAAATCCCAGGCAACACCCCGGGGTCTGTTCTCACCAGGTCTTGGCGGTCCATAAGCCCAGATCATTATCTTGCAGGAATCAGAGATGACATCAGGGACAAGTCATTGATAAGTTGTATCATTACCGGGAATTCCCATTGCAATCGTGTCATAGGTATTCCCATTATCTGATGAAAAGAATAATGCAAAAGAATCCGCACCAGGTGGGTCAAACTTCTG encodes the following:
- a CDS encoding T9SS type A sorting domain-containing protein, producing the protein MIWAYGPPRPGENRPRGVAWDFGDFKIRPLGIENDAGYRIQDAGLKILENPVFSGRLKIQYAVPEPSKVKLAIYNVLGQIEQSLVDEYKPAGIYEIATPKPLPSGVYFVKLFVDNKVLTKKTIIIK